From the bacterium genome, the window AAGAGCAACGTGTAGCCAATGGCGAGGCAGATCATCGAAAACAACCAGAGGCTCTTCTTGCTGTACCGCCTGCCCAGCCGGATCCACATCGGAGTCAGGGCAAACTGGGGTACGAAATAACACAGAATGAAGACTTCGTTGAGATTCGGTGCATGCACGATGTACTGCACTAGATAGGGTGCGAGTAGACCGATGCTCGCGGCGCCAAAAGTTTCGACCCCGTACACGACGAGCAGTAGGCGACTGTGCGGGTTGCGCAACACGTCGGCGAAGGCTTTGCGAATATCGACCGCGCCACGGCCGCTGTAGTCTGCACGCTCGGGCAGTCGGGTAGCCGCGTAGAAGATCGTCGCAGCCATCAGGCCGCCACCTCCGAGCGAGACAGCGAGCGCCGCCGTGCGTGGCTCATCGGCCGTGCGCATCAGATAGACCGCACCCAGACCGGCCATCGACCCCGCGGCTGCGATGACGTGGCGGTAGCCGAAGAGTCGCGTGCGTTCGTGATAGTTGTCGCTCAACTCCATCCCGAGCGCGCCATAAGGCACCAGGAAGCAGGTCGAGGTGGTCTCGTAGAGAAGCAGAGCACTGCCCATCCACACCACGAGCCCCATCCCATCGAGCATCCACGGTGGCGACCACAGCATGATGGTGGTTACGCCGACCGGAACGGCCGCCGCAAACATCCAGGCCCGGCGCCGACCGCGCGCCGCAGTCGAGCGATCCGAAAGAAAACCGGCAATCGGATCCGAGATCGCGTCCCAGATCCGCCCCATCATGAACAACGTGCCGAACAACCCGGGCGCAATCAGGAGCACATCCGTACTGAACTTCATCAGCCAGATACTGAAGGGCATACCCATGAAGCCCATGCCGATCATCGGTGCGCAATAGGCGACGATGGTCGAGCGGCGTAGTTCGCCGGATGCTACGCGACTGGCGTCACTTCGGGGCTCGGGGCTGGCTTCGACCAAGGGGCGTATGCTTACACAGATCCGCGCAGGCGGGGCTTCGACTCACTCTGCGCCGGTCGATATCTTCGGCGGCAGTCCCAGGTGGAGGAAGTCAATAACCCCGTCTTCGAGGACCTGATCGCGAAAAACCAGGTCATAGGCCTGCAGACCGGAGTGCTCGAGATCTGCCGAGTGAAGAGGAAGCAGGCCAGCCGGCACCCTTACCGCGATCCCGAGCCCGTCCGAGCGGAACCCGCTGGGCAACTGGGGGCCGGAGGCCTGCGCCGGATGCTCGAAACTCGAAACCATCTGGGCTGTGAAAGCGAAACGCGCCCCAGCCGAGAACGCATCGGCCGTGATCTCGAGCGACTTCGGCCTGAGGTCCCGGATCTGCGTATCCCAGACCGAAGGAGTCTCCTCGAGA encodes:
- a CDS encoding MFS transporter codes for the protein MVEASPEPRSDASRVASGELRRSTIVAYCAPMIGMGFMGMPFSIWLMKFSTDVLLIAPGLFGTLFMMGRIWDAISDPIAGFLSDRSTAARGRRRAWMFAAAVPVGVTTIMLWSPPWMLDGMGLVVWMGSALLLYETTSTCFLVPYGALGMELSDNYHERTRLFGYRHVIAAAGSMAGLGAVYLMRTADEPRTAALAVSLGGGGLMAATIFYAATRLPERADYSGRGAVDIRKAFADVLRNPHSRLLLVVYGVETFGAASIGLLAPYLVQYIVHAPNLNEVFILCYFVPQFALTPMWIRLGRRYSKKSLWLFSMICLAIGYTLLFFASEENFVFMFFVVFLLGVGGGCGAVIAPSIQADVIDYDEYVTGERKEGAYTALWNFIRKGAAGLTAGITGLALQASGYAPNAETQSEVVKITLRALVGLLPAVCYVFGAILFSRFALNEVEHMGIVKELRTRRQTGNQPR